From one Branchiostoma floridae strain S238N-H82 chromosome 3, Bfl_VNyyK, whole genome shotgun sequence genomic stretch:
- the LOC118412606 gene encoding LITAF domain-containing protein-like — protein MSEKTELRERHSPTLPGQPDAGQQAVPAATVTYTSAPQAAMVPVQIPEPPERSRVSVRVKCPSCQQVIDTVTETKVGKFAWMVAGTVFLIGLSFPVFWLGCCFPCCISNFKDTKHTCPNCKAHVATYKIAK, from the exons ATGTCAGAAAAGACGGAACTACGGGAGAGGCATTCGCCTACTCTGCCCGGCCAGCCAGAT GCCGGACAGCAGGCCGTACCAGCGGCGACAGTAACTTACACTTCTG CTCCCCAGGCCGCTATGGTCCCAGTGCAGATCCCTGAACCCCCTGAACGCAGCAGGGTGTCCGTGAGGGTGAAGTGTCCGTCCTGTCAGCAGGTTATCGACACGGTTACTGAGACCAAGGTCGGGAAGTTTGCCTGGATGGTCGCAGGGACCGTCTTCCTGATAGG GTTGTCGTTTCCGGTATTCTGGCTGGGGTGTTGCTTCCCATGCTGTATCTCCAACTTTAAGGACACCAAGCACACCTGTCCGAACTGCAAGGCGCACGTGGCTACCTACAAGATTGCCAAATAA
- the LOC118412601 gene encoding lipopolysaccharide-induced tumor necrosis factor-alpha factor homolog yields the protein MTEKVDMGAPPPYPAHDPGQPAGLPGQPTVYQPSPGQPVGMGPPVPPGTTVVVGQPVPMIPPDHPTRSKDPVRMTCPTCQQSIQTTIERQIGLFTWMAVGIIFLVGMGFPLLWLGCCFIPMCIPSCKDVRHTCPNCQTHLGTYQIAR from the exons ATGACCGAAAAGGTGGATATGGGCGCCCCGCCGCCGTACCCGGCACATGACCCGGGTCAGCCCGCCGGACTGCCGGGCCAGCCTACAGTGTACCAGCCATCACCCGGCCAACCTGTG GGGATGGGACCTCCTGTGCCCCCGGGAACTACCGTTGTGG TCGGCCAGCCGGTCCCGATGATCCCACCTGACCACCCTACCCGTAGCAAGGACCCAGTGAGGATGACATGCCCGACCTGTCAGCAGAGTATCCAGACTACCATCGAGCGGCAGATCGGGCTCTTCACTTGGATGGCGGTGGGGATTATCTTCCTGGTCGG GATGGGTTTCCCCCTGCTGTGGTTGGGGTGCTGCTTCATCCCCATGTGTATCCCCAGCTGTAAGGACGTCAGGCACACCTGTCCCAACTGCCAAACTCACCTGGGCACCTATCAGATCGCGAGGTAA